A genomic stretch from Vibrio neptunius includes:
- the ugpC gene encoding sn-glycerol-3-phosphate ABC transporter ATP-binding protein UgpC has protein sequence MATLELKQIRKTYPKAEQETLKGIDISIDSGEFLILVGPSGCGKSTLMNTIAGLEGISSGEIVIDGRDVSVVEPKDRDIAMVFQSYALYPNMTVRGNIAFGLKIRKMPDAEIDAEVQRVAEMLQIDHLLDRKPSQLSGGQRQRVAMGRALARRPKLYLFDEPLSNLDAKLRVEMRHQIKRLHQQLNTTIVYVTHDQIEAMTLADRIAVMKDGELQQLGTPHEIYNTPNNMFVAGFMGSPSMNFIKTMVDLDDEQQPVIKVKGGNEQEHHIRLPNSMREQDGKEVVIGLRPEHITEKENQESSATTQLDLQLEVLEPTGPDTIAMIKVNGQEVACRLSPEFDARVGQIAPLHFDLSKAVFFDAQTEQRIEFH, from the coding sequence ATGGCAACTTTAGAACTCAAACAGATCCGTAAAACCTACCCAAAAGCGGAACAGGAAACCCTTAAGGGAATCGATATCAGCATTGACTCGGGGGAGTTTTTGATTTTGGTTGGCCCATCGGGATGTGGTAAATCAACCTTGATGAATACCATTGCTGGCTTAGAAGGTATCAGTTCAGGTGAAATCGTGATTGATGGCCGCGATGTCTCAGTCGTGGAGCCAAAAGATCGTGACATCGCGATGGTTTTCCAGTCATACGCTTTGTATCCAAATATGACGGTGCGTGGCAACATCGCGTTTGGCCTTAAGATCCGTAAAATGCCTGACGCCGAGATCGATGCTGAAGTGCAGCGTGTGGCCGAGATGCTACAAATCGACCATCTGCTGGACCGTAAGCCATCACAGTTATCAGGTGGTCAGCGTCAGCGTGTTGCGATGGGACGAGCCTTAGCGCGCCGACCTAAGTTATATCTGTTTGATGAACCGCTATCGAATCTGGACGCAAAACTCCGTGTCGAAATGCGTCATCAGATCAAACGCCTTCATCAACAACTGAATACTACGATTGTTTACGTGACTCATGATCAGATTGAAGCGATGACTCTGGCTGATCGCATTGCAGTGATGAAAGATGGTGAATTGCAGCAACTGGGCACGCCTCATGAAATCTATAACACACCCAACAATATGTTTGTTGCCGGTTTTATGGGTTCTCCATCAATGAACTTCATTAAGACCATGGTTGATCTTGATGATGAGCAGCAGCCAGTGATTAAAGTTAAAGGTGGTAACGAACAGGAGCACCATATCCGTTTACCTAATTCAATGCGTGAGCAAGATGGTAAGGAAGTGGTGATTGGTTTACGCCCAGAGCACATTACTGAGAAAGAAAATCAGGAATCGAGCGCTACCACGCAACTTGATCTTCAACTTGAGGTTCTGGAACCCACTGGTCCAGATACTATCGCGATGATTAAGGTCAATGGTCAGGAGGTGGCATGTCGACTGTCTCCTGAGTTTGACGCTCGTGTTGGTCAGATTGCCCCTCTGCATTTTGATCTGTCAAAAGCGGTATTCTTTGATGCACAAACAGAACAAAGAATTGAGTTCCATTAA
- a CDS encoding carbohydrate ABC transporter permease yields MTNNMNFARLFIYSALIFFCLVYLMPLFVMVITSFKTLPDIKAGNLMSLPKEWVFDAWYKAWDGACTGVKCEGVKGYFWNSFQMVIPAVAISTLLGAFNGYVVTKWQFRGSNLFFSLLLFGCFIPFQVILLPMAAVLGKLGLANTTAGLVTVHVIYGMAFTTLFFRNFYISIPDELIKAAKLDGAGFFTIFFKILLPLSTPIIMVTVIWQFTSIWNDFLFGVVYSGSDTQPITVALNNLVNTSTGVKEYNVDMAAAIIAALPTLLVYVLAGKYFVRGLTAGSVKG; encoded by the coding sequence ATGACCAATAACATGAATTTTGCTCGCCTGTTCATTTACTCAGCGCTGATTTTCTTCTGTCTGGTTTACCTGATGCCATTGTTTGTCATGGTCATCACGTCATTCAAAACCTTACCAGATATCAAAGCGGGTAATTTGATGAGCTTACCCAAAGAGTGGGTGTTTGATGCTTGGTATAAAGCTTGGGACGGAGCTTGCACCGGAGTGAAATGTGAAGGTGTGAAAGGTTATTTCTGGAACTCTTTCCAGATGGTGATACCTGCTGTAGCGATCTCAACCTTACTTGGCGCTTTCAATGGCTATGTTGTGACTAAGTGGCAGTTTCGTGGTTCGAACCTCTTCTTTAGCTTATTGCTGTTTGGCTGTTTTATCCCATTTCAGGTCATCTTGCTGCCTATGGCGGCGGTACTAGGAAAGTTGGGCTTAGCTAATACAACGGCGGGCTTGGTGACCGTTCACGTTATCTACGGTATGGCCTTTACGACGTTGTTCTTCCGCAACTTCTACATCAGCATTCCTGATGAGTTGATCAAAGCAGCGAAGCTGGATGGGGCGGGCTTCTTTACCATCTTCTTCAAAATCCTTCTGCCACTTTCAACGCCAATTATTATGGTGACTGTGATTTGGCAGTTCACATCGATCTGGAACGATTTCTTGTTTGGTGTGGTGTATTCAGGGTCGGACACACAGCCGATTACAGTAGCACTTAACAACCTAGTTAATACCAGTACAGGTGTGAAGGAATACAACGTGGATATGGCCGCAGCCATCATCGCAGCTCTACCGACGTTGCTGGTTTACGTGCTGGCAGGAAAATATTTTGTTCGTGGCCTGACCGCCGGATCAGTAAAAGGATAA
- a CDS encoding sugar ABC transporter permease, with amino-acid sequence MEHVLTGSKSQSVYKPSFADRLQTWLPKIVLAPTMLVTVVCIYGYIFWTAALSMTNSRFLPSFNFVGFTQYEKLMDNDRWITSISNLGIFGLLFMLVAIGLGVGLAILLDQNIRQEGAIRTIYLYPMALSFIVTGTAWKWILNPGLGIEKLMHDWGFTDFKFDWLVDSDMAVYTLVIAAVWQSSGFVMAMFLAGLRGIDSSIIKAAQIDGANLPTIYVKIILPCLRPVFFSAVIITSHIAIKSFDLVTAMTAGGPGYSSDLPALFMYAHSFTRGQIGLGAASAMMMLAGILAILVPYLYSELREKKS; translated from the coding sequence ATGGAGCATGTTTTGACTGGGTCAAAAAGTCAGTCTGTCTATAAGCCAAGCTTTGCTGACAGGCTACAAACCTGGCTGCCGAAGATCGTATTAGCACCGACCATGTTGGTTACTGTGGTGTGTATTTACGGTTACATCTTCTGGACTGCCGCACTATCTATGACCAACTCTCGATTTCTACCTAGCTTTAATTTTGTCGGTTTTACCCAGTACGAAAAGCTAATGGATAACGATCGTTGGATCACTTCGATTTCAAACTTAGGCATTTTTGGTCTGCTGTTTATGCTGGTCGCAATCGGTTTAGGTGTCGGTCTAGCAATATTGTTAGATCAAAATATTCGTCAGGAAGGGGCGATTCGTACTATTTATCTCTATCCGATGGCGTTGTCGTTCATTGTTACGGGTACGGCTTGGAAATGGATTCTAAACCCAGGTCTGGGCATCGAGAAACTGATGCACGACTGGGGATTTACAGACTTCAAATTCGACTGGTTGGTTGACTCTGATATGGCGGTCTATACCTTGGTCATTGCTGCGGTATGGCAATCTTCCGGTTTTGTAATGGCGATGTTCCTCGCGGGTCTTCGTGGTATCGATTCATCCATCATCAAAGCCGCTCAAATTGATGGTGCTAATCTGCCGACGATTTACGTGAAAATTATTCTACCTTGCCTGCGACCTGTGTTCTTCAGCGCGGTAATCATTACATCGCATATAGCAATTAAGAGTTTTGATTTAGTGACCGCAATGACGGCTGGGGGGCCAGGTTATTCTTCAGACCTACCAGCATTGTTTATGTATGCCCATTCATTTACGCGTGGTCAGATTGGTCTTGGTGCTGCCAGTGCCATGATGATGCTAGCCGGTATTCTTGCCATTCTGGTGCCTTATTTGTATTCCGAACTTAGGGAGAAAAAATCATGA
- a CDS encoding ABC transporter substrate-binding protein: MKMNKTLLTLSLLSAASMTQAGEVEVLHWWTSGGEAKSISVLKDMLEEQGHSWKDFAVAGGGGESAMTVLKTRAVSGNPPSAAQIKGHDIQEWGGLGFLTNLDDVAEKGNWDGVVPKMVTDVMKWDGDFVAVPVNVHRVNWLWANPAVFEKAGAKVPTTLDEFFVAGDKIKAAGLIPLAHGGQPWQDATVFEAVALDVLGSEDYVKAFVELDMDVLSGDKMVDVFAKFQKMHDYIDSNSPGRDWNVATSMVINGEAAMQIMGDWAKGEFSAAGKVAGKDYVCVPAPGTAGQFTHNVDSFAFFELGESGNQQAQKALAATILDPKFQEVFNLNKGSIPVRLDMDMSKFDKCALDSMDEFKATAKSGDLVPSMAHGMSTTSYAQGAIFDVVTNFFNDKDANPQDAAQKLAKAVKAAI; this comes from the coding sequence ATGAAAATGAATAAAACCCTACTTACCTTATCCCTTCTATCAGCGGCTTCTATGACTCAAGCGGGTGAAGTTGAAGTGCTTCACTGGTGGACTTCTGGTGGCGAAGCTAAATCCATTTCTGTTCTGAAAGACATGCTGGAAGAACAAGGCCATAGCTGGAAGGATTTTGCGGTTGCTGGTGGCGGTGGTGAAAGTGCGATGACGGTACTGAAAACTCGCGCGGTGTCAGGCAACCCACCTTCAGCGGCGCAGATCAAAGGCCATGACATTCAAGAGTGGGGTGGTCTGGGTTTCCTGACTAATCTTGATGACGTTGCAGAAAAAGGTAACTGGGATGGCGTGGTGCCAAAAATGGTGACCGACGTCATGAAGTGGGATGGTGATTTTGTCGCTGTGCCAGTCAACGTTCACCGTGTGAACTGGCTTTGGGCAAACCCAGCGGTATTTGAAAAAGCGGGCGCAAAAGTCCCAACGACCTTGGATGAGTTTTTTGTCGCAGGTGACAAAATTAAAGCAGCTGGTTTAATCCCGTTGGCCCACGGTGGTCAGCCATGGCAGGACGCTACTGTGTTTGAAGCGGTTGCGCTTGATGTTTTAGGCAGCGAAGACTACGTCAAAGCCTTTGTTGAGCTGGATATGGATGTTCTGTCTGGCGACAAGATGGTCGACGTGTTTGCCAAATTCCAGAAAATGCATGATTACATCGACTCAAACTCGCCGGGCCGTGACTGGAACGTTGCGACTTCTATGGTGATCAATGGTGAAGCAGCGATGCAAATCATGGGTGATTGGGCGAAGGGCGAATTCTCAGCAGCCGGCAAAGTGGCAGGTAAAGATTATGTCTGTGTACCAGCTCCGGGTACCGCAGGTCAATTTACTCATAATGTCGACAGCTTTGCTTTCTTTGAGCTAGGCGAATCAGGTAACCAACAAGCGCAAAAAGCGCTGGCAGCGACCATTCTTGACCCTAAATTCCAAGAAGTGTTTAACCTGAATAAAGGTTCGATTCCAGTGCGTCTGGATATGGATATGTCGAAGTTTGACAAGTGTGCACTGGATTCAATGGACGAGTTTAAAGCGACGGCGAAATCCGGTGATCTCGTACCAAGTATGGCGCACGGCATGTCAACAACCAGCTACGCACAAGGCGCGATTTTTGATGTTGTGACTAACTTCTTCAATGACAAAGATGCCAATCCGCAAGACGCCGCGCAGAAACTGGCGAAAGCAGTAAAAGCGGCGATTTAA
- a CDS encoding HAMP domain-containing protein — MNALLHRLKPNSLVTRTLGLALLAVILAQGIATAIWYTESKQKELAGIQSASESMANMFASTVTFFQSLPTRYRHIVLDQIRNMGGTRFFVSFNKEKLIVEPIPDTQLKRASLSAVETVLNDKLPKVSSISVDFSHAHNLRLLKNDIYLSDLPKSWAHHTLTLSPIDPPVLVVQIELKSNEWVYIAALLPAPYVTLDDTLIGREQILFIFFSTTLLLGLTYLLMRRQVKPLKRLAKAANEMSMDIDQPPLGEEGASELVTATRAFNRMQQRIRRYVADREHLFSSISHDLKTPITRLRLRAELLDDDKKRHKFNQDLDELEMMVKGALQCVKDTDLHENNAFIDLNAMIQSVIEPMNFKRDCVTFTPIEMEPMVAKPLAIKRVLTNLIDNAVKYGNSASVSIEVTDEWISVSIDDVGPGIPSDKLEAVFEPYFRLASDDQGHGLGLGICRNILHGHGGDLIISNRPQGGLRAQLFIPPTLEV, encoded by the coding sequence ATGAACGCTCTATTACATAGGCTAAAACCCAATTCCTTGGTCACCCGTACTCTAGGGCTAGCGTTGTTAGCGGTGATATTAGCGCAGGGCATTGCCACGGCTATCTGGTACACCGAATCGAAGCAAAAAGAGTTGGCAGGTATTCAGTCTGCCTCTGAAAGCATGGCGAACATGTTTGCTTCAACCGTGACATTTTTCCAATCCCTACCGACGCGCTATCGTCATATTGTACTGGATCAGATTCGTAATATGGGTGGCACGCGTTTCTTTGTGTCATTCAACAAAGAAAAGCTGATTGTTGAGCCGATTCCAGATACACAGTTAAAAAGAGCCTCACTTTCTGCGGTGGAAACTGTGCTCAACGACAAGTTACCTAAGGTGTCTTCGATATCTGTCGACTTTTCTCATGCGCACAATCTTCGTCTACTAAAGAATGACATCTACCTTAGTGATTTACCCAAATCATGGGCGCATCATACTTTAACATTATCACCCATTGATCCTCCCGTCCTGGTGGTACAGATTGAGCTTAAGAGCAATGAGTGGGTCTATATTGCTGCGTTACTTCCCGCACCCTATGTCACATTGGATGACACCTTAATTGGTCGAGAGCAGATCCTGTTTATCTTCTTCTCGACGACCTTGTTGCTTGGTCTGACTTATCTGTTAATGCGTCGGCAAGTCAAACCCTTAAAGCGTTTGGCAAAAGCGGCCAATGAAATGAGCATGGATATTGATCAGCCGCCACTAGGTGAAGAAGGGGCGAGCGAACTGGTCACTGCGACGCGAGCGTTTAATCGTATGCAGCAGCGTATCAGACGCTATGTGGCTGATAGGGAGCATCTGTTTTCGTCTATATCGCATGATCTCAAAACGCCGATCACTCGATTACGGTTAAGAGCTGAGCTACTCGATGACGACAAAAAACGTCATAAATTCAATCAGGACTTAGATGAGCTGGAGATGATGGTCAAAGGGGCACTTCAATGTGTGAAAGACACTGATTTACACGAGAACAATGCCTTTATTGATCTCAATGCCATGATTCAGTCGGTAATAGAACCGATGAACTTTAAGCGTGATTGCGTCACTTTTACTCCAATCGAGATGGAACCTATGGTGGCTAAGCCCTTAGCCATTAAGCGAGTGTTGACCAATTTAATCGATAATGCGGTTAAATATGGAAATAGTGCGAGCGTGTCGATTGAAGTGACGGATGAATGGATTTCCGTCTCGATTGACGATGTTGGACCGGGCATACCAAGTGATAAGCTCGAAGCCGTTTTTGAGCCGTATTTTCGCTTGGCTTCTGATGACCAAGGCCACGGTTTAGGCTTAGGTATCTGCCGTAACATTCTGCATGGGCACGGCGGAGATCTCATTATCAGCAATCGCCCACAAGGCGGTTTGAGAGCGCAACTCTTTATCCCACCGACACTTGAAGTCTAA
- a CDS encoding DUF2913 family protein, whose amino-acid sequence MRSIHTKIKPEFEPLLSELALHALLHLHTNHSAQALGRKSRSDINDILSAWLNKAANSKKYKPFKKKVRSLVSHARSQRLDMESMLGNLFSPIHGDELPHLDSFLLLINSIEKELNTTVLVSSAEEVDLAFNPKGCLLCVLSPDLNAHFDNRNRLSADISMLFRGTRGEKHAILRTIYASAIFEHKVDYEDDSFVRISLGLK is encoded by the coding sequence ATGCGCAGTATCCATACTAAAATTAAACCCGAGTTTGAGCCTCTTCTGTCTGAGCTAGCATTACATGCATTGCTTCATCTGCACACTAATCATTCTGCACAGGCTTTAGGCCGAAAGTCGCGTTCGGACATCAATGATATACTTTCTGCTTGGCTGAACAAAGCGGCTAACAGCAAGAAGTATAAGCCTTTTAAGAAGAAAGTCCGCTCTCTGGTCAGTCACGCTCGATCTCAGCGTCTGGATATGGAATCAATGCTAGGCAATCTGTTCTCACCAATTCATGGTGATGAATTGCCTCATTTAGACAGTTTTCTTTTGCTTATCAACTCTATAGAGAAAGAACTCAATACAACGGTGCTGGTGTCTAGTGCAGAAGAGGTGGACTTAGCCTTTAATCCTAAAGGTTGTCTATTGTGTGTGCTGTCACCGGATTTGAATGCGCATTTTGATAATCGCAATCGTCTATCTGCTGATATTTCAATGCTATTTCGTGGTACTCGTGGCGAAAAGCATGCCATTCTTCGAACCATTTACGCTTCCGCAATCTTTGAACATAAAGTTGATTACGAAGATGATAGCTTTGTGCGCATTAGCTTAGGCTTGAAATAA
- the folD gene encoding bifunctional methylenetetrahydrofolate dehydrogenase/methenyltetrahydrofolate cyclohydrolase FolD, which yields MTAQNIDGTLISQTVRSEVAARVKARVNSGLRAPGLAVVLVGEDPASQVYVGSKRRACEEVGFVSKSFDLSASTSEEALLSLIDELNADEEIDGILVQLPLPAGIDATHVLERIHPEKDVDGFHPYNVGRLAQRIPKLRSCTPKGIITLLDRYNINLRGKHAVVVGASNIVGRPMTLELLLAGCTTTTCHRFTKDLESHVRQADVVVVAVGKPNFIPGNWIKEGAVVVDVGINRLESGKLVGDVDYKNAKESASFITPVPGGVGPMTVASLIENTMLACEQFHTKQK from the coding sequence ATGACTGCTCAAAATATTGATGGAACACTTATTTCTCAAACCGTTCGATCGGAAGTTGCCGCTCGTGTGAAGGCTCGTGTCAATTCTGGCTTAAGAGCACCTGGCCTTGCTGTAGTGCTGGTCGGGGAAGATCCGGCATCGCAAGTGTACGTTGGAAGCAAGCGTCGCGCGTGTGAAGAAGTAGGGTTCGTATCAAAATCATTTGATCTTTCTGCTTCAACTTCAGAAGAAGCATTGTTGTCTCTAATTGATGAGTTGAATGCTGACGAAGAAATTGATGGTATTCTGGTACAGCTTCCGTTACCCGCTGGTATCGATGCAACACATGTATTAGAGCGTATTCACCCAGAAAAAGACGTTGATGGCTTCCACCCTTATAACGTTGGTCGTCTTGCTCAACGTATCCCTAAACTTCGGTCATGCACACCCAAAGGCATCATCACGTTACTTGACCGCTACAATATCAACCTTCGCGGTAAGCATGCGGTTGTTGTAGGCGCATCTAACATTGTTGGCCGCCCTATGACGCTTGAGCTTCTGCTAGCGGGCTGTACAACGACCACTTGTCACCGATTCACCAAAGATCTCGAAAGCCACGTGCGACAAGCTGATGTAGTGGTAGTGGCGGTAGGTAAACCTAACTTTATTCCAGGTAATTGGATCAAAGAAGGCGCCGTGGTAGTCGATGTCGGTATCAACCGCTTAGAGTCTGGAAAACTAGTCGGTGACGTCGATTACAAAAACGCAAAGGAAAGCGCGAGCTTTATTACGCCCGTTCCTGGTGGTGTTGGTCCAATGACAGTAGCCAGCTTGATTGAGAATACGATGTTGGCTTGTGAACAGTTCCACACCAAACAGAAATAA
- the recR gene encoding recombination mediator RecR, whose amino-acid sequence MRTSHMLEQLMEALRCLPGVGPKSAQRMAFHLLQRDRKGGLQLSDALSHAMTEIGHCNECRTFTEEETCHICTNPKRQENGQICVVESPADIAAVESTGQFSGRYFVLMGHLSPLDGIGPSDIGLDVLDYRLRRGDVSEVILATNPTVEGEATAHYIAELCKEHQVQASRIAHGVPVGGELELVDGTTLSHSLLGRQKL is encoded by the coding sequence ATGCGCACCAGTCATATGCTGGAGCAATTGATGGAGGCCTTGCGTTGTCTGCCTGGGGTTGGTCCCAAGTCGGCTCAACGTATGGCCTTTCATTTGTTACAGCGCGATAGAAAAGGTGGTTTGCAGTTATCGGATGCGTTAAGCCATGCGATGACGGAAATTGGTCACTGCAATGAATGTCGCACGTTTACCGAAGAAGAAACCTGCCATATTTGTACCAATCCTAAACGTCAGGAAAATGGTCAAATTTGTGTAGTTGAAAGCCCGGCTGATATTGCTGCTGTAGAGTCAACGGGTCAGTTTTCTGGCCGCTATTTTGTTTTGATGGGGCATTTGTCTCCCCTTGACGGAATTGGTCCGAGTGATATTGGTCTGGATGTGCTCGACTACCGCTTACGCCGAGGGGATGTTTCCGAAGTCATTCTCGCGACCAACCCCACAGTCGAAGGGGAGGCCACAGCACATTATATCGCTGAATTGTGTAAGGAACATCAGGTTCAGGCGAGCAGAATTGCCCATGGCGTCCCTGTAGGTGGTGAATTAGAGTTGGTGGATGGCACAACCCTCTCACATTCACTGTTAGGTCGACAAAAGCTATGA
- a CDS encoding YbaB/EbfC family nucleoid-associated protein: MFGKGGMGNLMKQAQQMQERMQKLQEEIANMEVTGESGAGLVKVTITGSHSVRRVEIDESLMEDDKEMLEDLIAAAFNDAARRVEETQKEKMAGVTGGMQLPPGMKMPF, from the coding sequence ATGTTTGGTAAAGGCGGTATGGGCAATTTGATGAAGCAAGCCCAGCAAATGCAAGAGCGTATGCAAAAGCTTCAAGAAGAAATTGCAAATATGGAAGTGACAGGTGAGTCTGGTGCAGGCCTAGTAAAAGTCACTATCACGGGCAGCCACAGCGTGCGTCGCGTTGAAATTGATGAAAGTCTGATGGAAGACGACAAGGAAATGTTAGAAGACCTTATCGCTGCTGCTTTCAACGATGCTGCTCGTCGTGTTGAAGAAACTCAGAAAGAAAAAATGGCTGGCGTGACTGGAGGTATGCAACTACCACCGGGCATGAAAATGCCTTTCTAA